From the genome of Labrus bergylta chromosome 12, fLabBer1.1, whole genome shotgun sequence, one region includes:
- the nup210 gene encoding nuclear pore membrane glycoprotein 210 isoform X1, translated as MVSFKSSLVVLLISVTVILVNGSAKLNIPKVLLPLARSTRISYTLEINNGGCYRWSSSRPEVASIQAVEEEDGTGCSRRAVLQALSTQPSRMTSIILAEDVVTGHVLRCDAIVDIINAIQIVSTTRELHLEDSPLELKIHALDSEGNTFTTLSGLVFDWTLVKDVDANGFSDSYNALRVLKFSESTYTPLAYISEMERVGKQGDVILVSGLKTGHAKLKAKIQEPLYKDVGAAEVRLLILENILLSPEHDVYLMAGTSIRYRVLKIRQGMITELPMPSDNYELHLQNSVVGPDGNPDVAVASLDQSTSTATANQMGHINVVLDHKSPRMQGMSHLPNNTLYVVEPGYLGFKIHPGDSWVLETGRVYDILIEVFDKSGHKIYLSDNVRISTGFPVEYFDLQHSSVNGSYHRVKALKEGLTVIDATLTAVVDASGTTHMLTNPVHSEQDVEIYNPIILSPSILTFPWQPKVGAYQYTIKATGGSGNFSWSASNTAVATVTVKGVMTTVSDIGLSVVKAHDLRNPLHFGQMKVYVVEPVAMDFAPCPVEARVGLVLDLPLRIFGLLDEVEKERAMLSDCSHFDLQVEEDNHGVFQLLDEGLAPGQDHCSGVRARALASGYTMLTVSYTHGNIHLSAKITIAAYLPLKAVDPVSVAVVTLGSSKDMLFEGGPRPWVLEPSKFFCNLRAEDESSVRLTQTSPSSHNFNQHWVRATCQILGEQVLEVMVGNVASVTNPFPAVEPAVVKFVCAPPSRFTLVPVYTNPQLDLTCPLLQQNKQVVPVSNYRNPILDLAAFDQQGRKFDNFSSLSMMWESTMVSVASIEPTMPMELLQLKDGNKQMKLHGRRTVLVHHQTGMAAITATAVGYQVSHLTAANVPSPYEPLTPVSATVELLLVEDVKVSPNTVTIYNHPDVRANLALQEGSGYFFINTSAKGIVDVVFQEAQRSAQASPVQPGEVKVMVHDLCLAFPAPAKATVHVSGILEVYVRVVDKVEIGKSVTAYVRVLDDNKKPFPASYFTFMNLKLKASSSIVSLKSLADLTEKDTAVFLVQGLAIGQTTVTAFVVDKSGKKIASQPQQIEVFPPFKLIPRKVTLLIGAMMQITSEGGPQPQSNILFSISNEEIASVNGMGHVRGVAIGNVTVTGLVQAVDAESGELVVVSQDQVGVEVVQLAAIRIRAPITRMKTGAQMPVYVMGLTNSQTPFSFGNAFPSLTFHWSTTKRDILDVEPRHIEANVELQSEHNFGMRVTGRTRGRTGLKVVLRVTGSKAGQLLGNLQELTDEIQIQVYDKLQMLNPEVEAGELLMAPNSALKLQTNRGGVGTVSYRMLDCPDQVVIAQVDDKGFLSSGSLTGISSLLISSHETFGVNQTLILAVKVLPVSYVRFSTSPVFYTHTKESLKALPLGIVLTFTVHFHASAGETLHSSNTHLTFATNRDDLVQVGMGPGNNTLTVRTINVGLTLLAVWDSGNMGVADYVPIPVEHAIHPHGADEIHGLVVGDVICFNVLLTGLDGGDGAWSSSADAVLQVDPNSGAAVARSAGTAAVYYEIAGFLKTYIEVVVNAPTRTAAMAQPTPVRIGQETKVLLTTRERGTHLIGSCSSAQTEAISQLQPQTSVSCHLSFTSDAVDFPANDVFTKHTSFDTSTGLYTCSISQLPGTEQQTRMHKMSMSNLQVKAGLEGSAFSGEQVSAILPIDLGLYSDSTELLLSSLRPSAELTIYGTTAVLSNMEVVSTSANIAVQEKEVHHDFPSFSKYTVSAVDPKAAVSASVSVSSTSYGQSLVIPVTFIPVADAYIATEAAAPLVGNQPGGHSLQNLIDSYQMIFFSLFSLLAGTAIIIIVLHTVFSPREKAYHPVFIARTPPADSGLGIPDGTCFNRRIPRVDPNSSPRSRLYSPDYRS; from the exons ATGGTTTCTTTCAAATCATCACTGGTTGTGTTGTTAATATCAGTGACTGTTATTCTAGTGAACGGCAGCGCAAAACTCAATATCCCAAAAGTGTTGCTACCGCTCGCCAGAAGTACTAGAATTTCCTACACATTGGAAATAAACAACGGGGGTTGCTACAGATG GTCGTCCTCAAGACCTGAGGTAGCCAGCATCCAggctgtagaagaagaagatggtaCAGGCTGCTCACGGAGAGCTGTTCTCCAGGCTCTCTCCACCCAGCCGTCCAGAATGACCAGCATCATTCTGGCTGAAGATGTTG TTACAGGACATGTACTGCGTTGCGACGCCATTGTTGACATCATTAATGCGATCCAGATCGTGTCAACCACCAGAGAGCTTCATCTGGAGGACTCACCACTGGAGCTCAAGATTCATGCACTGGACTCTGAAG GAAACACCTTCACCACCCTTTCAGGTCTAGTTTTTGACTGGACCTTGGTGAAAGATGTAGATGCAAATGGATTCTCTGATTCTTACAATGCATTACG GGTACTTAAATTCTCTGAATCCACATACACGCCGCTTGCATACATATCGGAGATGGAGCGTGTTGGGAAACAGGGTGATGTTATACTGGTGTCTGGACTGAAAACAGGACATGCTAAGTTGAAAGCCAAAATTCAAGAGCCATTGTATAAG gatgtgggtgctgctgaggTGAGACTGCTGATTTTAGAGAACATCCTGCTGAGCCCCGAACATGACGTGTACTTAATGGCGGGAACTTCCATCCGGTACCGAGTCCTGAAGATTAGACAGGGCATGATTACAG AGCTTCCTATGCCTTCTGATAATTATGAGCTGCACCTTCAGAACAGCGTGGTCGGCCCTGATGGAAACCCAGACGTTGCTGTGGCCAGTCTCGATCAAAGCACTTCCACAGCGACAGCCAATCAAATGGGACACATAAACGTTGTGCTTGATCATAAGA GCCCTCGAATGCAAGGAATGTCTCACCTCCCGAACAACACTCTGTACGTGGTGGAACCCGGCTACCTAG GTTTTAAAATCCATCCAGGAGATAGCTGGGTCCTGGAAACAGGACGAGTGTATGATATCCTCATTGAAGTATTTGATAAATCCGGCCACAAAATTTACCTTTCAGAT AATGTCCGTATTAGCACTGGTTTCCCTGTGGAGTACTTTGACCTGCAGCATTCCTCTGTCAATGGATCATATCATCGTGTCAAAGCTCTGAAAGAAGGCCTCACTGTCATTGATGCTACCCTGACAGCTGTCGTGGATGCT AGTGGAACGACTCACATGCTCACCAACCCCGTCCACAGTGAACAGGATGTGGAAATCTATAACCCTATAATTCTTAGCCCCAGTATACTCACGTTTCCATGGCAGCCCAAGGTTGGAGCCTATCAGTACACAATAAAG GCAACAGGAGGGAGTGGGAATTTCAGCTGGTCTGCCTCCAATACAGCAGTTGCCACGGTGACTGTGAAAGGAGTGATGACAACAGTCAGTGACATCGGCCTTAGTGTCGTTAAAGCTCACGATCTCCGCAACCCGCTACACTTTGGCCAGATGAAG GTGTATGTGGTTGAGCCGGTGGCAATGGACTTTGCTCCATGCCCAGTAGAAGCAAGGGTGGGCCTGGTTCTGGATCTTCCACTCAGAATCTTTGGTCTGCTGGACGAGGTGGAGAAAGAGCGGGCCATGTTGAGCGACTGCTCCCACTTTGACCTGCAGGTTGAAGAGGACAACCATGGTGTCTTCCAACTACTAGACG AGGGGCTGGCTCCAGGCCAGGATCACTGCAGCGGGGTGAGAGCCCGAGCCCTGGCTTCTGGCTACACCATGCTGACTGTCAGCTACACCCACGGCAACATTCACCTCAGTGCCAAGATCACCATTGCTGCATATCTTCCTCTCAAA GCCGTTGACCCTGTATCTGTGGCTGTGGTGACTCTGGGATCATCTAAAGACATGCTGTTTGAGGGCGGCCCTCGGCCTTGGGTTTTAGAGCCTTCAAAGTTCTTCTGCAACTTGCGTGCTGAGGATGAGTCAAGTGTGCGCCTCACTCAGACAAGTCCGTCATCACACAACTTCAATCAGCACTGGGTCAGAGCAACCTGCCAGATCCTGGGAGAGCAG GTGCTGGAGGTGATGGTGGGAAATGTGGCCAGTGTAACCAATCCCTTTCCTGCTGTGGAGCCAGCCGTGGTCAAGTTTGTTTGTGCCCCTCCGTCTCGCTTCACCCTGGTCCCGGTGTATACCAACCCACAGCTGGACCTGACCTGCCCACTGCTGCAACAGAACAAACAAGTG GTACCCGTTTCAAATTACCGCAACCCCATATTGGATTTAGCTGCTTTCGATCAACAAGGAAGAAAGTTTGACAACTTCAGCTCTCTGAGCATGATGTGGGAATCAACCATGGTGTCTGTGGCCAGTATTGAACCCACTATGCCCATGGAGCTGCTGCAGTTGAAGGATGgcaacaaacagatgaaactTCACg GACGTCGCACGGTTCTTGTCCATCATCAGACAGGCATGGCAGCCATCACAGCGACTGCTGTGGGTTACCAGGTTTCCCATCTTACAGCAGCCAATGTTCCAAGTCCA TATGAGCCCCTGACCCCTGTCTCAGCCACTGTGGAACTCCTGTTGGTTGAAGATGTGAAGGTGTCTCCTAACACAGTCACCATTTACAACCACCCAGATGTGCGG GCAAACTTGGCTCTGCAAGAAGGCTCTGGATATTTTTTCATCAATACCAGTGCAAAAGGGATTGTGGATGTTGTATTCCAGGAGGCCCAGAGAAGTGCTCAG GCGTCTCCCGTTCAACCAGGGGAGGTCAAGGTGATGGTTCATGACCTCTGTCTGGCATTTCCAGCCCCGGCCAAGGCCACAGTCCATGTTTCTGGCATCCTGGAGGTTTATGTGAGAGTTGTGGATAAG GTGGAAATAGGCAAATCTGTGACGGCTTATGTCAGAGTCTTGGATGATAATAAGAAGCCCTTCCCAGCCAGCTATTTCACTTTTATGAATCTTAAACTCAAAGCTTCTTCATCTATAGTCTCTTTAAA ATCCTTGGCAGATTTAACAGAAAAAGATACAGCTGTGTTCCTGGTCCAAGGTCTTGCTATTGGTCAGACTACTGTAACAGCTTTTGTCGTTGataaaagtgggaaaaaaattgCATCTCAACCACAGCAAATTGAG GTATTTCCACCATTTAAGCTCATCCCAAGGAAAGTGACTCTATTAATCGGGGCAATGATGCAG ATCACATCAGAAGGTGGCCCCCAGCCTCAGTCCAATATCCTTTTCTCCATTTCCAACGAGGAGATAGCGTCTGTTAATGGCATGGGTCACGTCAGGGGTGTGGCCATTGGTAATGTCACTGTGACTGGATTGGTCCAAGCTGTTGATGCAGAGAGTGGAGAGCTGGTCGTCGTGTCTCAG GATCAAGTAGGAGTTGAGGTTGTGCAGTTGGCTGCCATTCGAATCAGAGCACCTATCACAAGAATGAAGACAGGAGCACAG atgcCCGTGTATGTGATGGGTCTGACCAATAGCCAAACACCCTTCTCCTTTGGCAACGCTTTCCCCAGCCTCACCTTCCACTGGTCCACCACCAAAAGAGACATTCTGGATGTTGAGCCAAGGCACATCGAG GCTAACGTGGAGCTCCAGTCAGAGCACAACTTTGGTATGAGGGTGACTGGAAGAACCAGAGGGCGGACGGGGCTTAAGGTGGTGCTTAGGGTTACAGGCTCGAAGGCTGGGCAGCTATTGGGGAATCTGCAGGAGCTCACTGATGAGATTCAGATCCAG GTCTATGACAAGCTGCAAATGCTAAATCCTGAAGTAGAGGCTGGGGAGTTACTGATGGCTCCAAATTCAGCCCTCaaactgcagacaaacag GGGCGGTGTAGGTACAGTCTCTTACCGCATGCTGGACTGCCCTGACCAGGTTGTTATCGCTCAAGTGGATGATAAGGGCTTTCTCTCTTCTGGATCTCTCACCGGCATCTCCTCTCTGCTGATCTCTTCGCATGAGACATTTGGTGTCAATCAAACTCTCATCCTCGCTGTGAAG GTGCTGCCTGTGTCCTATGTGCGCTTCAGTACCAGTCCAGtcttctacacacacaccaaagagAGCCTGAAAGCCTTGCCCCTTGGAATAGTGCTCACCTTCACTGTCCACTTTCATGCCAGCGCTGGAGAGACCCTGCACAGCTCCAACACACATCTTACGTTTGCCACAAACAG AGACGACCTTGTGCAGGTGGGGATGGGGCCTGGTAACAACACTCTGACTGTGAGGACCATCAACGTAGGCCTCACTCTCCTTGCAGTGTGGGACAGTGGAAACATGGGTGTGGCGGACTATGTTCCAATACCTGTCGAGCATGCTATCCACCCGCATGGTGCTGATGAGATCCATGGACTTGTGGTTGGGGACGTCATCTGCTTTAATGTCCTTTTGACTGGCCTTGATG GTGGTGATGGTGCTTGGAGCTCCTCAGCTGATGCTGTTCTTCAGGTGGATCCTAACAGTGGTGCAGCTGTGGCGAGAAGTGCTGGGACTGCCGCCGTTTACTATGAGATAGCTGGCTTTTTGAAAACATACATAGAG GTGGTGGTGAATGCACCCACAAGGACAGCGGCTATGGCGCAGCCTACACCTGTCAGAATCGGACAGGAAACAAAAGTCCTGCTCActaccagagagagaggaacccACCTCATTG GAAGCTGTTCCTCTGCCCAGACTGAAGCCATTTCTCAGCTGCAGCCACAAACCTCCGTCAGCTGCCATCTCAGCTTCACCAGTGATGCTGTGGACTTCCCTGCTAATGATGTCTTCACAAAGCACACCAGCTTTGACACCAGCACTG GCCTCTACACATGTTCCATAAGCCAGCTGCCAGGGACAGAGCAGCAGACCCGCATGCACAAAATGTCCATGAGCAACCTGCAGGTGAAGGCCGGCCTGGAGGGCAGTGCCTTCTCAGGGGAACAAGTCAGCGCCATTCTGCCCATAGATCTGGGCCTCTACTCTGACTCCACTGAGCTGCTGCTCTCAAGTCTGCGCCCGTCAGCAGAGCTCACTATCTACGGCACCACTGCCGTCCTGTCCAACATGGAG GTGGTTTCCACTTCTGCAAACATTGCCGTCCAAGAGAAGGAGGTGCACCATGACTTCCCCAGTTTCTCAAAGTACACCGTCAGTGCTGTGGACCCTAAGGCAGCTGTCTCTGCTTCTGTTTCCGTTAGCAGCACTTCCTACGGCCAGAGTCTCGTCATCCCAGTCACTTTCATTCCAGTGGCTGATGCTTACATCGCCACGGAAG cagcagctcctcttgTGGGTAACCAGCCGGGGGGCCACTCCCTGCAGAACCTGATAGACAGCTACCAGATGATATTCTTCTCACTGTTCTCTCTGCTGGCCGGCACAGCTATCATCATCATCG TCCTCCACACGGTGTTCTCTCCCAGGGAAAAAGCGTATCATCCTGTTTTCATCGCCAGGACACCTCCTGCAGACTCGG GTTTAGGCATTCCAGATGGGACTTGTTTCAACCGCAGAATACCAAGAGTGGACCCAAACAGCAGCCCCAGGTCTCGTCTCTATTCTCCAGACTACAGGTCCTGA